In Musa acuminata AAA Group cultivar baxijiao chromosome BXJ2-10, Cavendish_Baxijiao_AAA, whole genome shotgun sequence, a genomic segment contains:
- the LOC104000367 gene encoding ureidoglycolate hydrolase produces the protein MSPIPPLPFLLLFLLVSAISAASHEDATRRTMEEFSGYPIHSHPSVLSLSPSSLSVDAVGLQRQIDELAAFSDTPKPSVTRILYSEKDVLARSYIKSLMKEAALSVREDAVGNIFGRWNGYEAGLPAVATGSHIDAIPFSGKYDGVVGVLGSLEAINTLKRSNFQPRRSLEVIMFTSEEPTRFGISCLGSRLLAGSEAATDALKQAVDGQNISFFDAAKSAGYNICQEDLPNVSLTKESYSAFLELHIEQGPILEEEGVSIGIVTAIAAPASIKVDFEGNGGHAGAVLMPARNDAGLAAAELALAVEKHVLASGSIDTVGTVGILELHPGAINSIPSRSHLEIDTRDIDEKRRNTVIEKIQHSASKIATDRGVKLSQFTVVNQDPPALCDKSIIDAMEAASRQLNLSHKLMISRAYHDSLFMARISPMGMIFIPCYKGYSHKPEEYASMEDIANGVKVLALTLAKLSLD, from the exons ATGTCACCAATTCCTCCTCtcccctttctcctcctcttcctcctcgtctcaGCCATTTCCGCTGCCAGTCATGAAGACGCCACGAGGCGGACCATGGAGGAGTTCTCCGGGTACCCGATTCATTCCCACCCTTCCGTCCTCTCTCTTTCCCCGTCGTCCCTCTCGGTGGATGCAGTGGGCTTGCAGAGGCAG ATAGATGAATTGGCAGCCTTTTCGGATACACCTAAGCCATCGGTGACTCGCATTTTGTACAGTGAGAAGGATGTGCTTGCTAGAAG CTACATAAAGAGCCTGATGAAAGAAGCTGCTTTATCTGTACGCGAGGATGCTGTGGGCAACATTTTTGGTAGATG GAATGGTTACGAGGCAGGACTTCCAGCTGTTGCTACTGGTTCTCACATTGATGCAATTCCATTTTCTGGAAAATATGATGGAGTGGTTGGTGTTTTGGGTTCACTGGAAGCAATAAACACACTGAAAAG ATCCAATTTCCAACCAAGGAGATCCCTGGAAGTTATTATGTTCACCTCCGAGGAACCTACACGTTTTGGAATTAGCTGCTTGGGAAG CCGATTATTGGCTGGGAGTGAGGCAGCTACAGATGCACTTAAACAAGCAGTTGATGGTCAAAACATCTCTTTCTTTGATGCTGCAAAAAGTGCTGGCTATAATATATGTCAAGAAGACTTGCCAAATGTATCGTTGACAAAAGAGAGCTATTCTGCTTTTCTGGAATTGCACATAGAGCAAGGGCCGATTCTGGAAGAAGAAG GTGTTTCAATTGGCATTGTTACTGCAATTGCTGCTCCTGCAAGTATCAAGGTAGACTTTGAAGGAAATGGAGGTCATGCTGGAGCTGTCCTAATGCCAGCAAG AAATGATGCAGGATTGGCAGCAGCAGAGTTGGCTCTCGCTGTTGAGAAACATGTTCTAGCATCTGGATCCATCGATACTGTTGGTACTGTAG GTATTCTGGAGCTGCACCCTGGAGCTATCAATAGCATTCCGAGCAGATCACATCTAGAGATTG ACACACGAGACATTGATGAAAAGCGAAGGAATACTGTGATTGAGAAAATTCAACATTCTGCTTCTAAAATTGCTACGGATCGAGGAGTTAAACTATCACAGTTCACAGTAGTTAATCAGGATCCACCTGCGCTTTGTGATAAATCAATAATCGATGCAATGGAAGCTGCTTCACGACAACTGAACCTCAGTCATAAATTAATGATTAGTAGAGcctatcatgattctctcttcatGGCCAG AATATCTCCCATGGGCATGATCTTCATTCCATGCTACAAAG GTTACAGCCATAAGCCTGAAGAGTATGCATCAATGGAGGACATTGCAAACGGAGTGAAGGTATTAGCTCTTACCCTAGCAAAACTATCCCTAGACTGA